One Paenibacillus sp. SYP-B4298 genomic window, CGCTACGCCGAGGTGGAGGAGATGCTGGAGCTTGCGGCCTCCCGCGGCGAACAGCCGCTGCTGCTGTTGCTGGATGAGATCGAGGACCCGCATAACCTGGGCTCTATTCTGCGGACGGCAGAATGCACTGGTGTTCATGGCGTGATCATCCCGAAGCGTAGATCCGCTTCGCTGACAGCGACCGTCTCCAAGACATCGGCCGGCGCGGCGGAGCATATGCTCGTCGCCCGTGTGACCAATCTGGGCCAGACGATCGACAAGCTGAAGGACGGAGGGGTCTGGATCGCTGGAGCCGATGTGGCCGCACAGGGCGATGTCTATCAATCCGACTTCAACATGCCGCTTGCCATCGTTATCGGCAATGAGAGCAAGGGAATAGGCAGGCTCATCCGTGAGAAATGCGATTTCCTGGTGAAACTGCCGATGCTCGGCAAGCTTAATTCATTGAATGCCTCGGTTGCAGCAGGCGTGCTCATGTATGAAGCGGTGCGTCAACGGCTTGGCTATGGCAGCAAGGGCAAGGCTGCGACCGGTGCAGCGGCTCAGGAAACGTAAGCCATGAGCCGTCTTCAAGATATTCTGCTGGTGGACGGATATAACATCATTGGGGCTTGGCCCGAACTCGAAAGACTCAAGGAGCTTGGGCTAGAGGAGGCACGCGACCGTCTGCTTGATCTGTTGGCAGATTATCAAGGCTTTACAGGAATGAAGGTCTATGTCATCTTCGATGCGCACCGGGTTCCAGGTCTGGGGGCTTCCTACAAGCAACATAAACTGACTATCCAATATACCAAGGAGAAGGAGACGGCCGATGAATGCATTGAGCGTCTGGTTATCGAGTTGACTCGGCGTGGACGCCATATCTATGTAGCCACCTCCGATCTGGTGGAGCAGCATGTGGCCTTTGGCAAGGGGGCGCTGCGGATTTCAGCGCGGGAGCTGCTGATCAACATCGAGCAAAATCAGAAGGAGATTGGCTCACAGGTGAGATCTGGTCAAGACGGCAACCGCAATTCATTGGATGGAATTGTGAGCTTGGACGTATGGAGCCGCTTGGAAAGAATGCGCAGAGGCGATTCCTGAAGTAATTAGTAGTATTAATTGAATAAAATTGGAAATTTTATGGGCTCAGACTTATTGACGATGTCAGGTTACATAATGTATACTGACTCTATGTATAAATATTAGTTTCTATGAAATACCAGCAGTTTGATAGTTTGTTTGCTGTGGAACGATGAGCATCTATCAGACGGCAGCAGCCACCTTTATGCTAGATTATTCGTTGCTAGGTCAGAGCAGTGTATGCCTTGCAGGCCGGAGGGATAGTGAGTGAGCATCGACCTCAGAGATTTGAATATGCACGAATATGATTGCAGAACGGATGAAGATGTGGTTGAAGCGGTCCGGGAAGGCGATGGGATTGCCCTGGAGTATTTGATTAACAAATACAAGAATTTTGTCAGGGCAAAGGCGCGTTCTTACTTTCTTATCGGAGCGGACCGAGAAGATATTGTTCAGGAAGGCATGATCGGCCTGTACAAGTCCATCCGTGATTTTAAGGGAGACAAGCTGGCTTCATTCAAGGCTTTTGCAGAGTTGTGCATAACGAGACAGATTATTACCGCCATTAAGACGGCGACCAGACAGAAACATATTCCTCTTAATTCTTATGTGTCCTTGGATAAGCCTATCTATGATGAAGACTCCGACCGTACATTATTGGATGTCATCTGTGGCTCGAGAGTATCCGACCCGGAAGAATTGATTATTAACCAAGAGGAATTCATTGGCTTGGAGGACAAGCTTGCCGAAATTCTAAGTGATCTGGAGCGCAAAGTGCTAAGGCTCTATCTTGATGGTCGTTCGTATCAGGAGATCGCTGTGGATCTAGACCGGCATGTGAAGTCGATCGATAATGCCTTGCAGCGTGTCAAGCGCAAGCTAGAGCGTTATCTGGAGATTCGTGACGTATCAGGCTAACCGGCTTGCTTGCCGAAGAGATATTCGGGAGGTAGGCCGGCGCTTTTTTTATAGACTTCGCCGACGACAGTGATGCAGCAGATGCCCAAGCCATTCCAAAAAAAGTAATTGCTAGGGCTATAAGATAGGCTATACTGGGCAATACTGGAGCGGGGTGGATATGCCGCGAGACCAAGCAGGTCAAGGCTTGGGAGACATTACCGAACGAGTTTCTCGTTGACATGGCATGGTGATTGTGATAAAGTGTTTTAGGTAGCCCAAAATATGCATATGTTTTGAACGGGTTTTGAATCCTCGGATTCAACATAAACGTTTATGCAAGTGAACGACATGCAATGAGAAGGTTAGTTTCGGGAGGTGTACTTGAATGCGGGTAATTATTACGTTGGCATGCACGAACTGCAAGCAAAGAAACTACACAACCAACAAAAACAAACGGAATCACCCCGACCGCATCGAGATGAAGAAGTTCTGCAAGTTTTGTAACGAGCATACTCCTCATCGCGAGACTCGATAGTTAATGGAGGTGTGGACGTGACATTTCTAGCGAAGATGAAGCAGGGTTTTGGTTCGTCATTTGCCTTCTTTGCGGACGCCTATGCTGAGCTCAAAAAAGTTCGCTGGCCGAATCGTAAAGAGCTGACAAGCTACACAATTGTAGTTATCGTGACAGTTTTGGCCGTCGGCATTTACTTTTGGCTTCTTGACATCGGGATCTCTAGATTGGTCGAACTGATTGATTAAGAAGTGTCCAAAGGTGGCTTGTTATGGAAAAAAGATGGTATGTAGTTCACACGTATTCCGGCTATGAGAACAAGGTGAAGACGAATCTCGAGAAACGTGTAGAATCTATGGGCATGGAGGACAAGATTTTTCGTGTGCTCGTACCTATGGAAGAAGAGATCGTCAACAAAGACGGCAAGAAGAAGACCGTTATGAGGAAAGTATATCCCGGCTATGTTCTAGTCGAGATGGTGCAGACCGATGACTCTTGGTATGTTGTTCGCAACACGCCTGGTGTGACGGGCTTCGTTGGATCTACAGGGTCCGGCTCCAAGCCGACCGCATTGCTTCCAGATGAGGTAGACCAGATTCTGAAGCATATGGGCATTGAAGAGCCGAAACCGGTGATCGAATTCGATTTGAAAGAATCGGTTCGCGTCAAAGTAGGGCCTTTCGCTAATTTTGTCGGTACAGTAGAAGAGATTCTACTCGACAAGAGCAAGCTGAAGGTTCATGTTAACATGTTTGGAAGGGAAACCCCTCTTGAGCTGGACTACACTCAGGTGGAGAAGATATAATCATCTGGTTTTCTGGACAGCATTCGCAGTTAGCTGACACGCGGCTGCGATGGTGGGAGGGAACGGCAATTGCTGTACCCGTCTGACCACACTACAGGGCAAGGAGGTGTCTACTATGGCAAAAAAAGTCATCAAGATGGTAAAGCTGCAAGTGCCAGCAGGTAAAGCGAATCCGGCTCCGCCGATCGGTCCAGCGCTTGGTCAAGCAGGTGTTAACATCATGGCATTCTGTAAGGAGTTCAACGCTCGTACAGCAGATCAAGCGGGATTGATTATTCCGGTTGTTATCTCGGTGTTTGAGGATCGTTCGTTCACGTTCGAGACCAAGACGCCGCCGGCTGCAGTTCTTCTTCGCGTAGCTGCTGGAATCGATAAAGGTTCAGGCGAGCCAAACAAGAAGAAAGTTGCGTCCGTTTCGCGTGCGAAAGTTCGTGAGATTGCAGAACAAAAAATGCCTGACCTGAATGCAGCGTCCGTTGAAGCGGCAATGCTGATGATCGAAGGTACAGCCCGCAGTATGGGCGTTACAATTACCGACTAATTTCGGTGAATTGTGTGCGGCAGACAAGCGTGTCGGCTGCAGTGGGAGGATCATCCGTTATGGAGGATTTTCCGTTATGACCACATGAGGAGGAATATCTAAATGGCAAAGCGTGGCAAGAAGTACCAAGAAGCCGTTAAGCTGTTCGACAGCGAAGCGACATATGAGCCAGCTCAAGCGATTGAACTGGTTAAAAAAGCAGCATCTGCTAAGTTTGACGAATCCGTAGAAGTTGCCGTCCGTCTGGGCGTTGACCCTCGGAAACAAGACCAGGCTGTTCGCGGTGTAGTTGTATTGCCG contains:
- the rlmB gene encoding 23S rRNA (guanosine(2251)-2'-O)-methyltransferase RlmB, which gives rise to MTDQERQEEWIAGKHPVLEALRSGREINKILVAEQAQKLAVLPIVTEAKKLGVVIQHVDKRKLDQLAAGVQHQGVVAQVAAYRYAEVEEMLELAASRGEQPLLLLLDEIEDPHNLGSILRTAECTGVHGVIIPKRRSASLTATVSKTSAGAAEHMLVARVTNLGQTIDKLKDGGVWIAGADVAAQGDVYQSDFNMPLAIVIGNESKGIGRLIREKCDFLVKLPMLGKLNSLNASVAAGVLMYEAVRQRLGYGSKGKAATGAAAQET
- a CDS encoding NYN domain-containing protein, whose protein sequence is MSRLQDILLVDGYNIIGAWPELERLKELGLEEARDRLLDLLADYQGFTGMKVYVIFDAHRVPGLGASYKQHKLTIQYTKEKETADECIERLVIELTRRGRHIYVATSDLVEQHVAFGKGALRISARELLINIEQNQKEIGSQVRSGQDGNRNSLDGIVSLDVWSRLERMRRGDS
- the sigH gene encoding RNA polymerase sporulation sigma factor SigH, whose translation is MHEYDCRTDEDVVEAVREGDGIALEYLINKYKNFVRAKARSYFLIGADREDIVQEGMIGLYKSIRDFKGDKLASFKAFAELCITRQIITAIKTATRQKHIPLNSYVSLDKPIYDEDSDRTLLDVICGSRVSDPEELIINQEEFIGLEDKLAEILSDLERKVLRLYLDGRSYQEIAVDLDRHVKSIDNALQRVKRKLERYLEIRDVSG
- the rpmG gene encoding 50S ribosomal protein L33 encodes the protein MRVIITLACTNCKQRNYTTNKNKRNHPDRIEMKKFCKFCNEHTPHRETR
- the secE gene encoding preprotein translocase subunit SecE → MTFLAKMKQGFGSSFAFFADAYAELKKVRWPNRKELTSYTIVVIVTVLAVGIYFWLLDIGISRLVELID
- the nusG gene encoding transcription termination/antitermination protein NusG, with translation MEKRWYVVHTYSGYENKVKTNLEKRVESMGMEDKIFRVLVPMEEEIVNKDGKKKTVMRKVYPGYVLVEMVQTDDSWYVVRNTPGVTGFVGSTGSGSKPTALLPDEVDQILKHMGIEEPKPVIEFDLKESVRVKVGPFANFVGTVEEILLDKSKLKVHVNMFGRETPLELDYTQVEKI
- the rplK gene encoding 50S ribosomal protein L11, with product MAKKVIKMVKLQVPAGKANPAPPIGPALGQAGVNIMAFCKEFNARTADQAGLIIPVVISVFEDRSFTFETKTPPAAVLLRVAAGIDKGSGEPNKKKVASVSRAKVREIAEQKMPDLNAASVEAAMLMIEGTARSMGVTITD